The DNA sequence ATGTGCGTGAGATGCGCGCCGGCTTCGAGTGCGGCGTCGGAGTCAAAGGCTACGATCAGCTGGCGGTCGGGGACGTCCTCGAGTTCTTCGTCGAGGAAGAGGTTGCACAGACCTGATGCCCTCCGAGACGCGCGCCCGCCGGCTGGGAGAGCGGATCCGCCAGGAGCTGGCGGATTTGCTCGCGCGCCAGGCGTCCGATCCGCGCCTGGACGGGGTGACGGTCACGGCGGTGGAGATCGATCGCGAGTTCGCCCATGCCACCGCCTTCATCAACGCCCTGGGGGACGAGGCCCGCAAGCAGGACATCCTGCAGGGTCTGACTTCCGCGCGAGGGTTCCTGCGGTCGGAGTTGTCCCGGCGCGTCCCGCTGCGGGCCTTCCCCCAGCTGCGCTTCCGCTGGGACGAGTCCTTTGACCAGGCCTCCAACATCGAGGCCCTTCTGCGCCAAGTCCGTGAGGAAGATGAGCGTGGGCGTAGCTCCGCGTGACATTGACTCAGCCCGCCGCCTGATTGCCGCCGCCCAATGGATCGGGGTGATCTCGCATGAGCGTCCGGATGGCGATGCGATCGGCTCCTTGTTGGGTCTCACCCTGGCGCTGGCGCAGGCCGGCAAACAGGTGGCGCCGGTGCTCGTCGACGGGCTGCCGGGGCGCTACCGCTTCCTTCCGGGTTCGGCCGAGATCCTGCGTCAGTTTCCTGCCGGGGTAGACCTGCTGGTGTGCGTC is a window from the Anaerolineales bacterium genome containing:
- the rbfA gene encoding 30S ribosome-binding factor RbfA, producing MPSETRARRLGERIRQELADLLARQASDPRLDGVTVTAVEIDREFAHATAFINALGDEARKQDILQGLTSARGFLRSELSRRVPLRAFPQLRFRWDESFDQASNIEALLRQVREEDERGRSSA
- a CDS encoding DHH family phosphoesterase, producing MGVAPRDIDSARRLIAAAQWIGVISHERPDGDAIGSLLGLTLALAQAGKQVAPVLVDGLPGRYRFLPGSAEILRQFPAGVDLLVCVDCSDIDRMGLDPSLLPRQPDINIDHHPTNTGFARLNLVDEQASAT